One Pseudonocardia abyssalis DNA segment encodes these proteins:
- the paaD gene encoding 1,2-phenylacetyl-CoA epoxidase subunit PaaD, with the protein MVTGRTAREVVAGVVDPEMPMLTLDDLGVVRGVDVDGDAVLVTITPTYSGCPAIEEMRADLRSSLSDAGFGRVEVRTVFSPAWSTDWISDDGRRKLAEAGIAPPGRAAPRTTGPVPLTLTPPTAAVRCPHCGAPATDELSRFGPTACTALRRCPSCREPFEHMKEI; encoded by the coding sequence GTGGTGACCGGCCGGACCGCCCGCGAGGTGGTCGCCGGGGTCGTCGACCCGGAGATGCCGATGCTCACCCTGGACGACCTCGGGGTCGTGCGCGGTGTCGACGTCGACGGCGACGCGGTGCTCGTCACGATCACGCCGACGTACTCGGGGTGCCCCGCGATCGAGGAGATGCGCGCCGACCTCCGGTCGTCGCTGTCCGACGCCGGGTTCGGCCGGGTCGAGGTCCGCACCGTGTTCTCCCCGGCCTGGAGCACGGACTGGATCAGCGACGACGGCCGCCGCAAGCTCGCCGAGGCCGGCATCGCGCCCCCCGGCCGGGCCGCACCGCGGACCACGGGCCCCGTCCCGCTGACGCTCACCCCGCCGACGGCGGCGGTGCGGTGCCCGCACTGCGGCGCCCCCGCCACCGACGAGCTGTCCCGGTTCGGGCCCACGGCGTGCACGGCGCTGCGCCGCTGCCCGTCCTGCCGGGAGCCCTTCGAGCACATGAAGGAGATCTGA
- the paaE gene encoding 1,2-phenylacetyl-CoA epoxidase subunit PaaE, with product MTAATTTEVAEPLTGGFHPLRVTAVERLCDDAVAVTFDVPESLRETYAFRPGQYLTLRKETPDGEERRSYSICAPSGASPRVGVRRVAGGLFSEWLVDGLAAGDEIEVGPPAGSFTPELEAGTHHGLIAAGSGITPVLSIAASLLGAHDDTHVTLLYGNRRTDTVMFTEEIADLKNAYGPRLHLLNVLSREPTEADIFNGRLDADRMRTLLGALVDVEDTDHWWLCGPLGMTDDAVSVLTELGVDRKRVHRELFYVDEPPPELVREDDTAVDGEGSEVTIILNGRSTQLTLPRNVSVLDAAQKVRGDLPFACKGGVCGTCRAKVTDGDVTMRRNFALEDDEVDAGFVLTCQTIPVSDRVVVDFDV from the coding sequence ATGACGGCCGCCACCACCACCGAGGTCGCCGAGCCGCTGACCGGCGGGTTCCACCCGCTGCGGGTCACCGCCGTCGAGCGCCTCTGCGACGACGCCGTCGCGGTCACCTTCGACGTCCCCGAGTCGTTGCGCGAGACCTACGCCTTCCGCCCCGGCCAGTACCTGACGCTGCGCAAGGAGACGCCCGACGGCGAGGAGCGCCGCTCGTACTCGATCTGCGCCCCGTCCGGCGCCTCCCCCCGCGTCGGCGTCCGCCGCGTGGCGGGCGGGCTGTTCTCCGAGTGGCTGGTGGACGGGCTGGCGGCGGGCGACGAGATCGAGGTCGGCCCGCCCGCGGGGTCGTTCACCCCCGAACTGGAGGCCGGCACCCACCACGGGCTCATCGCCGCCGGCTCGGGAATCACGCCCGTGCTGTCCATCGCGGCGTCGCTGCTGGGCGCGCACGACGACACCCACGTCACCCTGCTCTACGGCAACCGCCGCACCGACACCGTGATGTTCACCGAGGAGATCGCCGACCTCAAGAACGCCTACGGTCCCCGCCTGCACCTGCTCAACGTGCTCTCCCGCGAGCCCACCGAGGCCGACATCTTCAACGGACGGCTCGACGCCGACCGGATGCGCACCCTGCTCGGTGCGCTCGTCGACGTCGAGGACACCGACCACTGGTGGCTCTGCGGCCCGCTCGGCATGACCGATGACGCCGTCAGCGTGCTCACCGAGCTCGGCGTCGACCGCAAGCGGGTGCACCGCGAGCTGTTCTACGTCGACGAGCCGCCTCCCGAGCTCGTCCGCGAGGACGACACCGCCGTCGACGGGGAGGGGAGCGAGGTCACGATCATCCTCAACGGGCGGTCGACCCAGCTCACGCTGCCGCGGAACGTCTCGGTCCTCGACGCCGCGCAGAAGGTGCGCGGTGATCTCCCCTTCGCCTGCAAGGGTGGGGTGTGCGGCACCTGCCGGGCCAAGGTCACCGACGGTGATGTCACCATGCGCCGCAACTTCGCGCTGGAGGACGACGAGGTCGACGCCGGTTTCGTCCTGACCTGCCAGACGATCCCGGTCTCCGACCGGGTCGTCGTCGACTTCGACGTCTGA
- a CDS encoding feruloyl-CoA synthase: MDTFARPQIKAEQRPDGSVLLSSTVPVGPHAEHLGQELRRWAGRTPDAVLASAPDGTGGRRSVTFGEARRAADALAQALLDLGAAPDRPVLLLSGNSIEHLLLMLGCYTAGVPAVPTSVAYSLMSADHHQIRAMVELVTPGVVFAEDAGPFGPALDAVLAATGATPAVVMATGSRDGAHRVEDLLATVPGPDVARAFDAIAPDSVAKILFTSGSTGTPKGVLTTQRMLTSNQQMMREVWPFLVDEPPVLVDWLPWSHTFGGSHNLNMALTNGGTLHIDAGRPTPAAFGHTVDALRGIAPTVYVNVPAGYAMLVPHLEKDAELARHFFSRLRLLFYAAAALPQALWDRLERLVEQHADHPVPFTSSWGTTETAPAATSAHWAGARCGCIGVPLPGVTLKLVPEGGKREIRITGPGITPGYLDRPDATAAAFDDEGFYRTGDAVVFVDDTDPNQGLMFDGRIAEDFKLMTGTWVSVATVRGALVSAARVLSDAVIAGHDRDEVTAIAWLHPSESRALCGLDADTEVPLDHPVLRAHLGDTLAELGTTSGSAGRVARLILAADPPDLDAGEITDKGYINQRVVLDRRSDLVERLYAPVVDAAVITSA, from the coding sequence ATGGACACCTTCGCCCGCCCCCAGATCAAGGCCGAGCAACGGCCCGACGGCTCGGTCCTGCTGAGCTCGACCGTCCCGGTCGGCCCGCATGCCGAGCACCTCGGCCAGGAACTGCGCCGCTGGGCCGGGCGGACGCCGGACGCGGTGCTCGCGAGCGCCCCGGACGGCACCGGCGGCCGTCGAAGCGTCACCTTCGGTGAGGCGCGCCGCGCGGCCGACGCCCTTGCGCAGGCCCTGCTCGACCTGGGCGCCGCACCCGACCGGCCGGTCCTGCTCCTGTCCGGCAACTCGATCGAGCACCTGCTGCTGATGCTGGGCTGCTACACCGCGGGGGTGCCTGCGGTGCCGACGAGCGTGGCCTACTCCCTGATGTCGGCCGACCACCACCAGATCCGCGCGATGGTCGAGCTCGTCACGCCCGGGGTGGTGTTCGCCGAGGACGCCGGACCGTTCGGCCCGGCCCTCGACGCGGTGCTCGCCGCGACCGGGGCGACCCCGGCCGTCGTCATGGCGACGGGCTCCCGCGACGGGGCGCACCGCGTCGAGGACCTCCTCGCCACCGTTCCCGGGCCCGACGTAGCGCGCGCCTTCGACGCCATCGCGCCCGACTCGGTCGCCAAGATCCTCTTCACCTCGGGCTCGACAGGCACGCCCAAGGGCGTACTGACCACCCAGCGGATGCTGACCAGCAACCAGCAGATGATGCGGGAGGTCTGGCCGTTCCTCGTCGACGAGCCCCCGGTGCTGGTGGACTGGCTGCCCTGGAGCCACACCTTCGGCGGCAGCCACAACCTGAACATGGCCCTGACCAACGGCGGCACCCTGCACATCGACGCAGGCCGGCCCACCCCCGCCGCGTTCGGCCACACCGTGGACGCGCTGCGGGGGATCGCGCCGACCGTCTACGTCAACGTCCCGGCCGGCTACGCGATGCTCGTGCCGCACCTGGAGAAGGACGCCGAGCTCGCCCGGCACTTCTTCTCCCGCCTGCGTCTGCTGTTCTACGCCGCCGCGGCGTTGCCGCAGGCACTGTGGGACCGGTTGGAGCGGCTCGTCGAGCAGCACGCCGACCACCCCGTGCCGTTCACGTCCTCCTGGGGGACCACCGAGACCGCCCCGGCCGCGACGTCCGCGCACTGGGCCGGTGCACGGTGCGGGTGCATCGGCGTGCCGCTGCCGGGGGTGACGCTCAAGCTGGTGCCCGAGGGCGGCAAGCGCGAGATCCGGATCACGGGCCCGGGGATCACGCCGGGGTACCTGGACCGGCCCGACGCCACCGCCGCGGCGTTCGACGACGAGGGCTTCTACCGCACCGGCGACGCGGTCGTGTTCGTCGACGACACCGACCCGAACCAGGGCCTGATGTTCGACGGCCGCATCGCCGAGGACTTCAAGCTGATGACCGGCACCTGGGTCAGCGTCGCGACGGTCCGGGGAGCGTTGGTCTCGGCCGCCCGGGTGCTGTCCGATGCGGTGATCGCCGGCCACGACCGCGACGAGGTCACCGCGATCGCCTGGCTGCACCCGTCCGAGTCGCGGGCCCTCTGTGGCCTGGACGCGGACACCGAGGTTCCCCTCGACCACCCGGTCCTGCGCGCCCATCTCGGCGACACCCTCGCCGAACTGGGAACCACGAGCGGATCCGCAGGCCGGGTCGCCCGGTTGATCCTCGCCGCAGATCCGCCCGACCTGGACGCGGGGGAGATCACGGACAAGGGCTACATCAACCAGCGGGTCGTCCTGGACCGACGCTCCGATCTGGTCGAACGCCTCTACGCCCCGGTGGTCGACGCCGCCGTCATCACATCCGCCTGA
- a CDS encoding thiolase family protein: MQYPDVAVPLGSCWSSPFAKWQGSLAEVSSLDLAVAVTSRALADRGIDPAQLEGIVLGWTVPQPEVFYGAPTVAARIGATGVSGPMVSQACATSVAALHAAAGAVTAGAGTQLVVATDRTSNGPTLSWPAPSGMGGAPVNEHWVLHSFERDPWAGGSMIAAGETVAREMGTTRGEIDELTALRWEQYTAALAEDRAFQKRYMVPVVIAKRRGELRLDADEGVRPKELESIGKLNAATPDGVHTFASQTHPADGSAGAIVTTTDRARELSGGEGVVRILGSGFARVGKSRMPQAPVPAALTALRAAGREIGDVDAVTTHNPFAVNDLYFAAETGFGVEKMNAYGCSLVFGHPQGPTGLRSIAELIETLRLRGGGIGLFTGCAAGDTGAALVVEVGD, translated from the coding sequence GTGCAGTACCCGGATGTCGCCGTCCCGCTGGGGTCGTGCTGGTCCTCGCCGTTCGCGAAGTGGCAGGGCTCGCTGGCCGAGGTGTCGTCGCTGGACCTCGCCGTCGCCGTCACCTCACGGGCCCTGGCCGATCGCGGGATCGATCCCGCGCAGCTCGAGGGGATCGTGCTCGGATGGACGGTGCCCCAGCCCGAGGTGTTCTACGGCGCGCCCACCGTCGCGGCACGCATCGGGGCCACCGGCGTGTCGGGCCCGATGGTGAGCCAGGCCTGCGCCACGAGCGTCGCCGCGCTGCACGCGGCGGCCGGTGCGGTGACAGCCGGTGCGGGCACCCAGCTCGTCGTCGCCACCGACCGCACCTCCAACGGCCCGACGCTCTCCTGGCCCGCACCGTCGGGCATGGGCGGGGCCCCGGTCAACGAGCACTGGGTCCTGCACAGCTTCGAGCGCGACCCGTGGGCCGGCGGGTCGATGATCGCCGCAGGGGAGACCGTCGCGCGAGAGATGGGCACCACCCGCGGTGAGATCGACGAGCTGACCGCGCTGCGCTGGGAGCAGTACACCGCCGCACTCGCCGAGGACCGCGCGTTCCAGAAGAGGTACATGGTCCCGGTGGTGATCGCGAAGAGGCGAGGTGAGTTGCGGCTGGACGCCGACGAGGGCGTCCGTCCCAAGGAGCTGGAGTCGATCGGCAAGCTCAACGCAGCCACCCCCGACGGTGTGCACACCTTCGCCTCCCAGACCCACCCGGCCGACGGCAGCGCAGGCGCGATCGTCACCACCACCGACCGCGCACGGGAGTTGTCCGGTGGTGAGGGCGTCGTCCGGATCCTCGGCTCCGGCTTCGCCCGCGTCGGGAAGAGCCGGATGCCACAGGCGCCGGTCCCGGCCGCACTGACGGCACTGCGCGCCGCGGGCCGGGAGATCGGCGACGTCGATGCGGTCACCACGCACAACCCGTTCGCCGTCAACGACCTGTACTTCGCCGCCGAGACCGGGTTCGGAGTCGAGAAGATGAACGCCTACGGCTGCAGCCTGGTCTTCGGCCATCCACAGGGGCCCACCGGCCTGCGGTCGATCGCCGAGCTCATCGAGACCCTGCGCCTGCGGGGCGGCGGGATCGGCCTGTTCACCGGCTGCGCGGCAGGCGACACGGGCGCGGCCCTCGTCGTCGAGGTCGGCGACTGA
- a CDS encoding hydantoinase B/oxoprolinase family protein has translation MSYPTLEEKLQALKVSTPTEHELACIDKVGTGDYEIGVQRTADILDEGYEVFMRSSRSQMGVAGDSIVALFTAQGDLVNASAGTYLHAVIPPIVIKYILKTYQENPGILDGDIWYTNDALYGGIHNPDQVAIMPVFFEGELVAWTAALSHTTETGATEPGGMPVSAKSRFDEGMNLPPMKIGENHQIRADIIEMFAAFGLRSETSVTVDLRARCTTADRVRVRLLEMFAREGKDFVTGLFRKMLIEAEAGSRKRLSSWADGVYRCATFSDAAGMENALLRNCFMTMTVKDDTLSVDFTGTSPENGSSYNAHPQAVIGHLANYIYEYVFHDLPISSATFQPIDFVFPENSMLSPAPNAATSCAVMAATGAMSAIANCIGRARFGTTEWRQVSASLGNGGNASVLAGVSQWGMPFADMLAYTINTEGSGGRATQDGINAYGFPWCAFGRAPDVENMENELPMLVPFSQHWEDSGGAGKYRGGVGTAQLWVAHHVPFVFFMSIADNSIIQTPQPLFGGYSQCTCPGLSMEGVDIPELLRAGEEGTLDLAALLAGKFGGRIVSESYARTARPVGGDQVITLGISTGGTGYGDPIDREPEAVEKDVTDGMISDWAAANVYAVRFNEQTGRVDPAATQARRTEVREQRKAQGKTWDEFHEGWSQRKPPEEILSMYGSWPDGAVVNPLMRM, from the coding sequence ATGAGTTACCCGACGCTGGAGGAGAAGCTCCAGGCGCTCAAGGTCAGCACACCCACCGAGCACGAGCTGGCCTGCATCGACAAGGTCGGCACCGGCGACTACGAGATCGGTGTGCAGCGCACCGCGGACATCCTCGACGAGGGCTACGAGGTGTTCATGCGGTCCTCGCGCAGCCAGATGGGAGTGGCCGGCGACTCGATCGTCGCGCTGTTCACCGCCCAGGGCGATCTGGTGAACGCCTCCGCCGGCACCTACCTGCACGCGGTGATCCCGCCGATCGTCATCAAGTACATCCTCAAGACCTACCAGGAGAACCCGGGCATCCTCGACGGCGACATCTGGTACACCAACGACGCGCTCTACGGCGGCATCCACAACCCCGACCAGGTCGCGATCATGCCGGTCTTCTTCGAGGGCGAGCTCGTGGCGTGGACGGCGGCGCTGAGCCACACCACGGAGACGGGCGCCACCGAGCCGGGCGGCATGCCGGTCTCGGCGAAGTCGCGCTTCGACGAGGGCATGAACCTGCCCCCGATGAAGATCGGCGAGAACCATCAGATCCGCGCCGACATCATCGAGATGTTCGCCGCCTTCGGCCTGCGCTCGGAGACGTCGGTGACGGTGGACCTGCGGGCCCGCTGCACCACGGCGGACCGCGTACGGGTGCGGCTGCTGGAGATGTTCGCCCGCGAAGGCAAGGACTTCGTCACCGGCCTGTTCCGCAAGATGCTCATCGAGGCCGAGGCGGGGTCGCGCAAGCGCCTCTCGTCGTGGGCCGACGGCGTCTACCGCTGCGCCACGTTCTCCGACGCGGCCGGCATGGAGAACGCGCTGCTGCGCAACTGCTTCATGACGATGACGGTCAAGGACGACACGCTCTCGGTCGACTTCACCGGCACCAGCCCGGAGAACGGGTCCAGCTACAACGCCCACCCGCAGGCGGTCATCGGGCACCTCGCGAACTACATCTACGAGTACGTCTTCCACGACCTGCCCATCTCCAGCGCCACGTTCCAGCCGATCGACTTCGTGTTCCCGGAGAACTCGATGCTCTCCCCGGCACCGAACGCGGCCACCAGTTGCGCGGTCATGGCGGCGACCGGCGCGATGAGCGCCATCGCCAACTGCATCGGCCGGGCCCGGTTCGGCACCACCGAGTGGCGCCAGGTCTCGGCGTCACTGGGCAACGGCGGCAACGCCTCCGTGCTGGCCGGCGTCTCGCAGTGGGGCATGCCGTTCGCCGACATGCTCGCCTACACGATCAACACCGAGGGCTCCGGAGGCCGCGCCACCCAGGACGGCATCAACGCCTACGGGTTCCCGTGGTGCGCGTTCGGCCGGGCGCCGGACGTGGAGAACATGGAGAACGAGCTGCCGATGCTGGTGCCGTTCTCCCAGCACTGGGAGGACTCCGGCGGCGCGGGCAAGTACCGCGGCGGAGTGGGCACCGCCCAGCTGTGGGTGGCCCACCACGTGCCCTTCGTGTTCTTCATGTCGATCGCCGACAACTCGATCATCCAGACGCCGCAGCCGCTGTTCGGCGGCTATTCGCAGTGCACGTGCCCGGGCCTGTCGATGGAGGGTGTCGACATCCCCGAGCTGCTGCGAGCCGGTGAGGAGGGCACGCTCGACCTGGCCGCGCTGCTCGCCGGCAAGTTCGGCGGGCGGATCGTCTCGGAGTCCTACGCCCGCACCGCACGTCCGGTCGGGGGCGACCAGGTCATCACCCTGGGCATCTCCACCGGCGGAACGGGCTACGGCGACCCGATCGACCGCGAGCCCGAGGCCGTCGAGAAGGACGTCACGGACGGGATGATCTCCGACTGGGCCGCGGCGAACGTGTACGCGGTGCGGTTCAACGAGCAGACCGGCCGCGTCGACCCGGCCGCGACGCAGGCCCGCCGCACCGAGGTGCGCGAGCAGCGCAAGGCCCAGGGCAAGACGTGGGACGAGTTCCACGAGGGCTGGTCGCAGCGCAAGCCCCCGGAGGAGATCCTCTCCATGTACGGCTCGTGGCCCGACGGTGCCGTGGTCAACCCGTTGATGCGGATGTGA
- a CDS encoding hydantoinase/oxoprolinase family protein, translated as MKAIDIDVGGTFTDLVLTWDDRRITAKAPTTPYDLSVGFLDVLNDGAEQMEMSIDELLPQIELVRYSTTVAMNRLIERKGPRLGLLTTEGHEDAILIGRGAQWTDGTRVSERRNLAVQNKPEPLIHRDMIAGLRERVDSAGAVLRPLDEEDVRRKLRKLVDGGARAIAVSLLWSFLNPAHERRVREIIREEYKGYHIGYLPVVLSHEVVAKVGEYERTMTAILDAYLQSSIKAEMEATWDQLREHGYRGSFLLTHNTGGSAEIFKTTASRTYNGGPIAGLMGSFHIGKSLGYKNVIASDVGGTSFDLGMVVDASVRSYEFRPIIDRWMVGISMLQATTMGAGGGSIAWINELLGGRLEVGPRSAGSYPGPVCYDLGGTEPTTTDADVVLGYISPDGYFNGRMPLNRDKAAAAIETKIAKPLGVSVDEAAALIRRIIEENMRSAIKREVHLRGYHPEDFVLFAFGGGGPTHVAGYGEDVPTSVIFPQAPVFSALGSSVMDIMHVYEQSKRLLFLNGMTQQLTDDYDAYNRPINDMIAQARSDLVSEGLNPDDAVFSVELDMLYGGQVQVKRVSSPLVQIHDEADASAVYEAFEKEYSEAFSPHVVNKPGGAYIEGIVVKATIATEKLQLEVHELGGKDPSAAQDGSRNAYWPALGTRVDSPVYSFAKLTPGNQVDGPALVEAEFTTIVVPPGKSLSIDQHGLGLLQNTDVAGTAAAQPALAEGAMA; from the coding sequence ATGAAGGCGATCGACATCGACGTGGGCGGCACGTTCACCGACCTCGTCCTGACCTGGGACGACCGGCGGATCACCGCCAAGGCGCCCACCACCCCCTACGACCTCTCGGTCGGCTTCCTCGACGTGCTCAACGACGGCGCGGAGCAGATGGAGATGTCCATCGACGAGCTGCTCCCGCAGATCGAACTCGTCCGGTACTCCACGACCGTCGCGATGAACCGGCTCATCGAGCGCAAGGGACCGCGCCTGGGCCTGCTCACCACCGAGGGCCACGAGGACGCGATCCTGATCGGCCGCGGTGCGCAGTGGACCGACGGCACGCGGGTCTCGGAGCGGCGCAACCTGGCCGTGCAGAACAAGCCCGAGCCGCTCATCCACCGTGACATGATCGCCGGCCTGCGTGAGCGGGTGGACTCCGCGGGTGCGGTCCTGCGCCCGCTCGACGAGGAGGACGTCCGGCGCAAGCTGCGCAAGCTCGTCGACGGGGGCGCGCGGGCCATCGCGGTCTCGCTCCTGTGGAGCTTCCTCAACCCCGCCCACGAGCGGCGGGTGCGAGAGATCATCCGCGAGGAGTACAAGGGCTACCACATCGGCTACCTGCCGGTCGTGCTGAGCCACGAGGTCGTCGCCAAGGTCGGCGAGTACGAGCGCACGATGACCGCGATCCTCGACGCCTACCTGCAGAGCTCGATCAAGGCGGAGATGGAGGCGACCTGGGACCAGCTCCGCGAGCACGGCTACCGCGGCAGCTTCCTGCTCACCCACAACACCGGTGGCTCGGCGGAGATCTTCAAGACCACGGCGTCGCGCACCTACAACGGTGGCCCGATCGCCGGCCTGATGGGCTCGTTCCACATCGGCAAGTCGCTGGGCTACAAGAACGTGATCGCCTCCGACGTCGGTGGTACCAGCTTCGACCTCGGCATGGTCGTCGACGCCTCGGTGCGCTCGTACGAGTTCCGGCCGATCATCGACCGTTGGATGGTCGGGATCTCCATGCTGCAGGCCACGACGATGGGCGCCGGCGGCGGCTCGATCGCCTGGATCAACGAGCTGCTCGGCGGGCGGCTGGAGGTGGGGCCGCGCTCGGCGGGTTCGTACCCCGGCCCGGTCTGCTACGACCTGGGCGGAACGGAGCCGACCACCACCGACGCCGACGTCGTGCTCGGCTACATCTCCCCGGACGGCTACTTCAACGGCCGCATGCCGCTCAACCGGGACAAGGCGGCGGCCGCGATCGAGACGAAGATCGCCAAGCCGCTGGGCGTCTCGGTCGACGAGGCCGCCGCGCTGATCCGCCGCATCATCGAGGAGAACATGCGCTCGGCGATCAAGCGCGAGGTGCACCTGCGCGGCTACCACCCCGAGGACTTCGTGCTCTTCGCCTTCGGCGGCGGCGGCCCGACGCACGTGGCCGGCTACGGCGAGGACGTCCCCACCTCGGTGATCTTCCCGCAGGCACCGGTGTTCTCGGCGCTGGGCAGCTCGGTCATGGACATCATGCACGTCTACGAGCAGAGCAAGCGGCTGCTGTTCCTCAACGGCATGACCCAGCAGCTCACCGACGACTACGACGCCTACAACCGACCGATCAACGACATGATCGCCCAGGCGAGGTCGGACCTGGTCTCGGAGGGACTGAACCCCGACGATGCGGTCTTCAGCGTCGAGCTCGACATGCTCTACGGCGGGCAGGTGCAGGTGAAGCGGGTGTCCTCGCCGCTGGTGCAGATCCACGACGAGGCCGACGCCTCGGCGGTGTACGAGGCGTTCGAGAAGGAGTACTCGGAGGCCTTCAGCCCGCACGTGGTGAACAAGCCCGGAGGCGCCTACATCGAGGGCATCGTGGTCAAGGCCACGATCGCCACCGAGAAGCTGCAGCTCGAGGTGCACGAGCTCGGCGGGAAGGACCCGTCGGCGGCGCAGGACGGCAGCCGGAACGCCTACTGGCCCGCGCTGGGCACGCGCGTCGACAGCCCCGTCTACAGCTTCGCGAAGCTGACCCCGGGCAACCAGGTCGATGGTCCGGCGCTGGTCGAGGCCGAGTTCACCACCATCGTCGTACCGCCCGGCAAGTCCCTGTCGATCGACCAGCACGGACTCGGCCTGCTGCAGAACACCGACGTCGCCGGGACCGCTGCCGCGCAGCCGGCCCTCGCGGAAGGAGCGATGGCATGA
- a CDS encoding acetone carboxylase subunit gamma: MTKIHVAEYLDLDVDAERWSCHTCGHDVFDARDNYKKGLLIHERDPGEIHPPQIEGEFTFSPNPEWVRIIEFYCPGCGQQVETEYLPPGHPITHDTEIDIDSLKRRLSTGELRIDEHGKLEVGAA; encoded by the coding sequence ATGACGAAGATCCACGTTGCCGAGTACCTCGATCTCGACGTCGACGCCGAGCGGTGGTCCTGCCACACCTGCGGCCACGACGTCTTCGACGCCCGCGACAACTACAAGAAGGGCCTGCTCATCCACGAGCGGGACCCGGGTGAGATCCACCCGCCGCAGATCGAGGGCGAGTTCACGTTCTCCCCGAACCCGGAGTGGGTCCGGATCATCGAGTTCTACTGCCCGGGCTGCGGCCAGCAGGTCGAGACCGAGTACCTGCCGCCCGGTCACCCGATCACGCACGACACCGAGATCGACATCGACAGCCTCAAGCGGCGCCTGTCCACCGGCGAGCTGCGCATCGATGAACACGGGAAGCTCGAGGTGGGAGCAGCATGA